The following coding sequences lie in one Microbacterium sp. XT11 genomic window:
- the xerD gene encoding site-specific tyrosine recombinase XerD: MDLGRALDVYLRHVTIERGLSEHTVAAYRRDLTGYLEWLRSHGIEDTSAVDAAVIGRFIADRAGAEPRPAATSLARLQSSVRGWHRFLAREGIEQDDPSGRLRPPKAPQRLPKALTIDQVERLLAAPSADEPLGIRDRALLELLYATGARVSEAVGLDVDDLAHGDVLRLRGKGAKERIVPLGSYARAAVDAYLTRVRPGLAAKGRASSRLFLGARGAPLSRQSAWLIIRAAAERADITAEISPHTLRHSFATHLLQGGADVRIVQELLGHASVATTQIYTHVSVDALRDIYATSHPRAGAARASKEAPPATIEQARRSRRTGG, translated from the coding sequence GTGGACCTCGGGCGTGCGCTCGACGTCTACCTGCGCCACGTCACGATCGAACGCGGCCTGAGCGAGCACACCGTCGCGGCCTACCGCAGGGATCTGACCGGGTACCTCGAGTGGTTGCGTTCGCACGGCATCGAGGACACGTCGGCCGTCGACGCCGCCGTGATCGGGAGGTTCATCGCCGACCGTGCGGGGGCCGAGCCGCGGCCGGCCGCCACGAGTCTCGCGCGGTTGCAATCGTCCGTACGCGGCTGGCACCGGTTTCTCGCCAGGGAGGGCATCGAACAGGACGACCCGAGCGGCAGGTTGCGCCCGCCCAAAGCACCGCAGCGGCTGCCGAAGGCTCTGACGATCGACCAAGTGGAACGGCTGCTCGCAGCGCCCTCGGCAGACGAGCCGCTCGGGATCAGGGACAGAGCGCTGCTGGAGCTGCTGTACGCGACCGGCGCCCGCGTGTCGGAGGCCGTCGGCCTCGACGTCGATGATCTCGCCCACGGCGATGTGCTGAGGCTGCGCGGCAAGGGAGCGAAGGAGCGCATCGTTCCACTCGGCTCCTATGCTCGCGCAGCCGTCGACGCGTACCTCACGCGCGTCCGGCCCGGCCTGGCGGCCAAGGGGCGCGCGTCGTCGCGGCTCTTCCTCGGTGCGCGGGGTGCCCCGCTGTCGCGGCAGAGCGCGTGGCTGATCATCAGGGCAGCGGCCGAGCGCGCAGACATCACGGCGGAGATCTCCCCGCACACCCTGCGCCACTCGTTCGCGACCCACCTCCTTCAAGGCGGCGCGGATGTGCGCATCGTCCAGGAGCTGCTCGGGCACGCCTCGGTCGCGACCACGCAGATCTACACCCACGTCTCGGTGGATGCGCTGCGCGACATCTACGCGACGTCCCACCCTCGCGCGGGCGCGGCGCGAGCCTCGAAAGAGGCGCCTCCGGCTACAATCGAGCAAGCACGAAGGAGCAGGAGAACCGGTGGCTGA
- a CDS encoding NUDIX domain-containing protein produces MPEVLQDDRFEPEILHSDVVYEGAVWDVRSDRVRYGGGEIVRQYVDHTGAVAIVAIDDDDRVLLIQQYRHPIRHRDWELPAGLLDVEGEDPLSAAKRELAEEADLAARHWEPLLSTFATPGGSNEIVHFFLATGLTPIADAHAREDEEADIRVERVPLADAVAGVLDGRMHNALLAIGLLAAERRRAGA; encoded by the coding sequence ATGCCTGAGGTCCTGCAGGACGACCGGTTCGAGCCGGAGATCCTCCACAGCGACGTCGTCTACGAGGGCGCCGTGTGGGATGTCCGGTCCGACCGGGTGCGGTACGGCGGCGGCGAGATCGTTCGGCAGTACGTCGATCACACCGGCGCCGTGGCGATCGTCGCCATCGACGACGATGACCGCGTGCTGCTCATCCAGCAGTACCGGCATCCGATCCGCCACCGCGACTGGGAGCTCCCCGCCGGGCTGCTCGACGTCGAGGGCGAGGACCCGCTCTCCGCCGCCAAGCGCGAGCTCGCCGAGGAGGCGGATCTCGCCGCCCGGCACTGGGAGCCGCTGCTGAGCACGTTCGCGACGCCCGGAGGCAGCAACGAGATCGTCCACTTCTTCCTCGCCACCGGGCTGACACCCATCGCGGATGCTCATGCGCGCGAGGATGAGGAAGCGGACATCCGGGTCGAGCGCGTTCCGCTCGCGGATGCCGTCGCGGGCGTGCTCGACGGTCGCATGCACAACGCCCTCCTCGCGATCGGCCTCCTGGCCGCCGAACGGCGACGCGCGGGGGCATGA
- a CDS encoding CTP synthase, translated as MNSSSAGPKNDTTKHIFVTGGVVSSLGKGLTAASLGNLLTARGLRVVMQKLDPYLNVDPGTMNPFQHGEVFVTDDGAETDLDIGHYERFLDINLTQAANVTTGQIYSQVIARERRGEYLGDTVQVIPHITDEIKRRMRLQATEEPRPDVIITEVGGTVGDIESQPFLESARQLRHELGRDNVFFVHVSLVPFMGASGEQKTKPTQHSVAALRQVGIQPDALVLRSDRPVSESNRNKIALMCDVDVEGVINTVDLPSIYDIPSTLNAQGLDSYIVRRLGLAEKADEVDWSRWNKVLHAVHNPKHEVTIGLVGKYIDLPDAYLSVTEALKAGGFAHEAKVNIRWIPSDLCETPDGAREHLAQLDGICVPGGFGIRGIEGKLGALKFAREQGIPTLGLCLGLQCMVIEYARDVAGIAGASSSEFDPETTEPVIATMAEQVKILDGGDLGGTMRLGLYQAALAEGSLAREVYGAPVASERHRHRYEVNNAYRDRLSEAGLVFSGLNPELDLVEYVELPRDVHPYYIATQAHPELRSRPTDPHPLFRGLVGAAIERHRASELFDVSDDA; from the coding sequence ATGAACTCTTCTTCAGCGGGGCCCAAGAACGACACGACCAAGCACATCTTCGTGACAGGTGGTGTCGTTTCGTCTTTGGGCAAGGGGCTCACAGCAGCCAGCCTCGGCAACCTGCTCACCGCGCGGGGCCTCCGCGTCGTGATGCAGAAGCTCGACCCGTATCTGAACGTCGACCCGGGGACGATGAACCCCTTCCAGCACGGCGAGGTGTTCGTCACCGACGACGGCGCAGAGACCGATCTCGACATCGGCCACTATGAGCGCTTCCTCGACATCAACCTGACGCAGGCCGCCAACGTCACCACAGGTCAGATCTACTCGCAGGTCATTGCGCGTGAGCGCCGCGGGGAGTACCTCGGCGACACGGTCCAGGTCATCCCGCACATCACCGACGAGATCAAGCGGCGCATGCGCCTGCAGGCGACCGAGGAGCCACGTCCCGACGTCATCATCACCGAGGTCGGGGGCACCGTCGGCGACATCGAATCGCAGCCCTTCCTCGAGTCGGCCAGGCAGCTGCGTCATGAACTTGGCCGCGACAACGTGTTCTTCGTGCACGTGTCGCTCGTGCCGTTCATGGGCGCGTCGGGCGAGCAGAAGACCAAGCCGACGCAGCACTCGGTCGCCGCCCTCCGTCAGGTCGGAATCCAGCCCGACGCGCTCGTGCTGCGCAGCGATCGCCCTGTGAGCGAGAGCAACCGGAACAAGATCGCCCTGATGTGCGACGTCGATGTCGAAGGCGTCATCAACACGGTCGACCTGCCCAGCATCTACGACATCCCCTCCACGCTGAACGCGCAGGGGCTCGACTCGTACATCGTGCGCCGACTCGGCCTCGCGGAGAAGGCCGACGAGGTCGACTGGTCGCGCTGGAACAAGGTCCTGCACGCCGTGCACAACCCGAAGCACGAGGTCACCATCGGCCTCGTCGGCAAGTACATCGACCTTCCGGATGCCTACCTGTCTGTGACCGAGGCGCTCAAGGCCGGCGGGTTCGCGCACGAGGCCAAGGTCAACATCCGCTGGATCCCGTCCGACCTGTGCGAGACGCCGGATGGCGCGAGGGAGCACCTCGCGCAGCTCGACGGCATCTGCGTGCCCGGCGGCTTCGGCATCCGCGGCATCGAGGGCAAGCTCGGCGCGCTGAAGTTCGCGCGCGAGCAGGGCATCCCGACTCTCGGTCTCTGCCTCGGACTTCAGTGCATGGTGATCGAGTACGCGCGCGACGTCGCCGGGATCGCGGGTGCGTCATCGAGCGAGTTCGACCCCGAGACGACCGAGCCGGTCATCGCCACCATGGCCGAGCAGGTGAAGATCCTCGACGGCGGCGACCTCGGCGGCACCATGCGCCTCGGCCTGTACCAGGCCGCTCTCGCGGAGGGATCGCTCGCGCGGGAGGTGTACGGCGCGCCTGTCGCGTCCGAGCGCCACCGTCATCGGTACGAGGTCAACAACGCGTACCGGGATCGGCTCTCCGAGGCTGGGCTGGTCTTCTCCGGCCTGAACCCCGAGCTCGACCTCGTCGAGTACGTGGAGCTGCCGCGCGACGTGCACCCGTACTACATCGCCACCCAGGCGCACCCGGAGCTGCGCTCGCGCCCCACGGATCCGCACCCGCTGTTCCGCGGACTCGTCGGCGCCGCCATCGAGCGTCACCGCGCGAGCGAGCTGTTCGACGTCAGCGACGATGCCTGA
- the recN gene encoding DNA repair protein RecN, with translation MIEEMRMQGLGVIADAVLPLGAGFTAITGETGAGKTMVVTGLGLLLGQRADSGAVRAGSAQASVAGVWVVPQNGPVADIVADAGGELEPAGDGLGELYVSRTLSAEGRSRASVGGRAAPAGVLSSLAEELVVVHGQSEQLRLRSAAAQRDALDRFGGAPIAEALDAYAESYARWRELEAQIADITQNRERRQDEAARLREDLALIEATAPEPGEDRELAARAERLANAEELRLAATVAHEALSNEEGAPDVSALLAEARRALERASDPTLTELAETIADIGYRVSDAAVQLSAFLADLDESGPHELAAVEERRAALNVLVRAHGSLDEALELWKTGSARLAELDDDDDRLGRLEEERDRVRSVLDERAAILTARRSDAAARLGAAVTEELHALAMPDARLEVSVTQGAESSHGRDDVAILLAPHPGAEPRPVGKGASGGELSRVMLAIEVVIAGTDPVPTFVFDEVDAGIGGAAAIEVGRRLAKLAETSQVIAVTHLAQVAAFATNHLTVVKSNDGAVTASSVRRLDGAEREAEMARLLSGLADSDAALTHARELLSLRD, from the coding sequence ATGATCGAAGAGATGCGCATGCAGGGTCTCGGAGTGATCGCCGACGCCGTCCTCCCGCTCGGTGCCGGCTTCACCGCGATCACGGGAGAGACCGGGGCGGGCAAGACCATGGTGGTCACCGGGCTCGGACTGCTGCTCGGGCAGCGGGCCGACTCCGGCGCCGTGCGGGCCGGCTCGGCGCAGGCATCCGTCGCCGGCGTCTGGGTCGTTCCGCAGAACGGGCCGGTCGCCGACATCGTCGCGGATGCCGGAGGCGAGCTGGAACCGGCGGGCGATGGCCTCGGCGAGCTCTACGTGTCGAGGACGCTGAGCGCCGAGGGCCGCAGCAGGGCGAGCGTGGGGGGCCGCGCGGCCCCCGCCGGCGTGCTGTCGTCGCTCGCCGAGGAGCTCGTCGTCGTGCACGGTCAGTCGGAGCAGCTGCGATTGCGGTCGGCCGCCGCGCAGCGCGACGCCCTCGACCGCTTCGGAGGAGCACCCATCGCCGAGGCACTGGACGCCTATGCCGAATCGTATGCGCGATGGCGCGAGCTGGAGGCGCAGATCGCGGACATCACGCAGAACCGCGAACGTCGTCAGGACGAGGCGGCGCGCCTGCGCGAGGATCTTGCGCTCATCGAGGCCACGGCTCCGGAACCCGGCGAAGACCGTGAGCTCGCCGCACGGGCCGAGCGTCTGGCCAACGCCGAAGAGCTGAGGCTGGCCGCGACCGTTGCCCACGAAGCCCTCTCGAACGAAGAGGGTGCGCCCGATGTGTCGGCTCTGCTCGCCGAGGCCCGCCGTGCTCTCGAGCGCGCGTCCGATCCGACGCTCACAGAGCTCGCCGAGACCATCGCCGACATCGGCTACCGGGTCTCCGACGCCGCCGTGCAGCTGTCCGCGTTCCTGGCAGACCTGGACGAATCGGGCCCGCACGAGCTGGCCGCCGTCGAGGAGCGCCGTGCGGCGCTGAACGTGCTCGTTCGCGCCCACGGCTCCCTGGACGAGGCGCTCGAGCTGTGGAAGACGGGCTCCGCGCGTCTGGCGGAGCTGGACGACGACGATGACCGGCTCGGACGGCTCGAAGAGGAGCGCGACCGTGTGCGTTCCGTGCTCGACGAGCGCGCAGCGATCCTCACCGCGCGGCGATCCGACGCAGCCGCACGCCTCGGCGCCGCCGTGACCGAGGAGTTGCACGCGCTGGCGATGCCGGATGCGCGCCTCGAGGTGTCGGTGACCCAGGGCGCCGAGAGCTCGCATGGCCGTGACGATGTCGCCATCCTGCTCGCACCGCATCCGGGGGCGGAGCCGCGTCCGGTGGGCAAGGGGGCGTCGGGTGGTGAGCTCTCCCGGGTCATGCTGGCGATCGAGGTCGTCATCGCCGGCACCGATCCGGTGCCGACCTTCGTGTTCGACGAGGTGGACGCAGGCATCGGCGGAGCCGCCGCGATCGAGGTGGGCCGCAGGCTCGCCAAGCTCGCCGAGACCTCGCAGGTGATCGCCGTCACGCACCTCGCCCAGGTCGCCGCGTTCGCCACCAACCACCTCACCGTCGTCAAGTCGAACGACGGTGCCGTCACGGCGTCGAGCGTGCGCCGGCTGGACGGTGCGGAACGCGAGGCCGAGATGGCGCGCCTGCTCTCCGGGCTGGCTGACTCGGACGCCGCGCTCACCCATGCCCGCGAACTTCTCAGCCTGCGCGACTGA
- a CDS encoding NAD kinase gives MNERNILVVAHAGREDTVAAARRVVDALRQSGARPVLAREDRADLVAVDTFFADVAALGDDIDQSELELAIVLGGDGTILRAAELVRGCEAPVLGINMGHVGFLAEIDRDDMDAAVRRVIDRDYEVEERMALSVRVKDAEGAVVYETWALNEATVEKASRERMIEVVLEIDGRPLSSFGCDGMVVSTPTGSTAYNFSAGGPVIWPSVEAIAVVPLSAHALFAKPLVVSPEAAVAIEMLEGTSGFGILWCDGRRSHDLPPGARVVVRRSSRPVRLARLHPTAFTNRLVRKFQLPVAGWRGQGASA, from the coding sequence ATGAACGAGCGCAACATCCTGGTCGTCGCTCACGCGGGCCGTGAGGACACCGTGGCCGCCGCTCGCCGCGTCGTCGATGCCCTGCGTCAATCGGGTGCCCGACCCGTGCTCGCCCGTGAGGACCGCGCGGACCTCGTCGCAGTCGACACCTTCTTCGCCGACGTCGCGGCGCTCGGCGATGACATCGACCAGTCGGAGCTGGAGCTGGCGATCGTCCTGGGTGGAGACGGGACGATCCTTCGCGCCGCCGAGCTGGTGCGCGGCTGCGAAGCGCCGGTGCTCGGGATCAACATGGGGCACGTCGGCTTCCTCGCCGAGATCGACCGCGACGACATGGACGCCGCAGTGCGCCGTGTGATCGACCGCGACTACGAGGTCGAGGAGCGCATGGCGCTCTCCGTGCGCGTCAAGGATGCCGAGGGCGCGGTCGTGTACGAGACCTGGGCTCTGAACGAGGCGACAGTCGAGAAGGCCAGCCGCGAGCGCATGATCGAGGTCGTGCTCGAGATCGACGGACGCCCGCTGTCGAGCTTCGGCTGCGATGGAATGGTCGTGTCCACACCCACCGGCTCGACCGCCTACAACTTCTCGGCCGGGGGCCCGGTGATCTGGCCGAGCGTGGAGGCGATCGCGGTCGTGCCGCTGTCCGCGCATGCGCTCTTCGCTAAGCCGCTGGTGGTGAGCCCCGAGGCAGCCGTGGCCATCGAGATGCTCGAGGGCACCTCCGGGTTCGGCATCCTCTGGTGCGACGGCAGGCGGTCGCACGACCTGCCGCCCGGCGCGAGGGTGGTCGTGCGGCGCTCGTCGCGGCCCGTCCGCCTGGCGCGGCTGCATCCGACGGCCTTCACGAACCGTCTGGTCCGCAAGTTCCAACTGCCGGTCGCGGGATGGCGTGGACAGGGGGCCTCGGCATGA
- a CDS encoding TlyA family RNA methyltransferase, translated as MTRLDAALAARGLARSRSHAATLIADGLVSVDGRPVVKPSTPVDDASQLVVAGADHYVGRAAHKLIAALDGFAITVAGRLALDMGASTGGFTQVLRERGARRVLAVDVGHGQLAAPVADDPGVVSVEGYNVRHMTRANLSAATGENDAPDLIVGDLSFISLELVLPAVASVAAPDADIVLLVKPQFEVGRTAVKGGLVTDPSTRADAVARTVWSAWDVGLGMLGILRSPILGTHGNTEYLVHLAPGRGSDPSEWSDRINALAGGR; from the coding sequence ATGACCCGACTCGACGCCGCACTCGCTGCGCGAGGCCTGGCGCGATCGAGGTCGCACGCCGCGACGCTCATCGCCGACGGGCTCGTGAGCGTCGACGGGCGCCCCGTCGTCAAGCCGTCGACGCCGGTCGACGATGCGTCTCAGCTGGTTGTCGCCGGCGCCGATCACTACGTCGGACGCGCTGCGCACAAGCTCATCGCCGCACTCGACGGCTTCGCGATCACGGTCGCCGGACGCCTCGCCCTCGACATGGGCGCGTCGACGGGCGGCTTCACGCAGGTGCTGCGCGAACGCGGGGCGCGACGCGTCCTTGCCGTCGACGTCGGGCACGGTCAACTCGCAGCTCCCGTGGCCGATGATCCCGGCGTCGTCTCCGTGGAGGGATACAACGTCCGGCACATGACGCGCGCGAACCTGTCCGCGGCGACGGGGGAGAACGACGCGCCCGACCTGATCGTCGGCGATCTGTCTTTCATCTCGCTCGAACTGGTCCTCCCCGCCGTGGCGTCGGTGGCCGCACCGGATGCCGACATCGTGCTGCTCGTCAAACCGCAGTTCGAGGTCGGACGCACCGCTGTCAAGGGCGGTCTCGTGACAGACCCCTCGACGCGTGCCGATGCCGTCGCCCGCACGGTGTGGAGCGCGTGGGACGTCGGCCTCGGCATGCTCGGCATCCTTCGCTCGCCGATTCTCGGTACGCACGGCAACACCGAGTACCTCGTGCACCTCGCACCAGGGCGGGGCAGTGATCCGTCAGAATGGTCAGACCGCATCAACGCACTGGCAGGGGGACGATGA
- a CDS encoding HAD-IIA family hydrolase, which translates to MGLFSKKPAARTPLDGIDTVLADLDGVVYAGPGPLPHAIESLNAAAAKARLGYITNNASRTDASVAEHLRSLGLNVEPSDVVTSPQAATRLLSSMVPPPATILVVGGDGLVDELHKAGYSVTRSADDAPAAVVQGFAPEVAWTDLAEAAFALKVPEEEGGIPWIATNTDWTIPRERGVAPGNGTLVSAVHTAVGRLATVAGKPEVPIFEEAKARFQATRALFIGDRLDTDIMGAVRAGIDSALVLTGIDRPKHVLAAPEGSRPTYILSDLRELHQPYPPSTEKDGVHWVNGAGVRVRGGDVEIVAEGGAQIDLLRAGAAAIWASGTPVFVLRVPERLYDDPFHRP; encoded by the coding sequence ATGGGACTGTTCTCGAAGAAGCCTGCGGCACGCACCCCCCTCGACGGAATCGATACCGTTCTCGCTGATCTCGACGGCGTGGTGTACGCCGGCCCTGGTCCGCTGCCGCATGCCATCGAGAGCCTGAACGCGGCGGCGGCGAAGGCACGTCTCGGCTACATCACCAACAACGCCTCGCGCACGGATGCGTCGGTCGCCGAGCACCTGCGCAGCCTCGGCCTCAACGTCGAGCCGTCCGACGTCGTCACCAGCCCTCAGGCAGCCACGCGACTGCTCTCGAGCATGGTTCCGCCGCCCGCGACGATCTTGGTGGTCGGTGGCGACGGACTCGTCGACGAGCTGCACAAGGCCGGGTACTCAGTGACCCGCAGCGCCGATGACGCACCCGCCGCGGTGGTGCAGGGCTTCGCACCCGAGGTGGCGTGGACGGACCTCGCCGAGGCGGCATTCGCCCTCAAGGTTCCCGAGGAGGAGGGCGGCATCCCGTGGATCGCCACCAACACCGACTGGACCATCCCGCGGGAGCGTGGCGTCGCGCCCGGGAACGGCACGTTGGTCTCCGCCGTGCACACCGCGGTCGGCCGTCTCGCGACCGTCGCGGGCAAGCCCGAGGTCCCGATCTTCGAGGAGGCCAAGGCGCGCTTCCAGGCGACGCGCGCACTCTTCATCGGCGACCGCCTCGACACCGACATCATGGGTGCCGTGCGTGCAGGCATCGACTCGGCACTCGTGCTCACCGGGATCGATCGGCCCAAGCACGTCCTCGCCGCCCCGGAGGGGTCCCGCCCCACCTACATCCTCAGCGACCTGCGTGAGCTGCACCAGCCATACCCGCCCTCCACGGAGAAGGACGGCGTGCACTGGGTGAACGGCGCAGGCGTGCGCGTGCGCGGCGGTGACGTCGAGATCGTGGCGGAGGGCGGCGCTCAGATCGACCTGCTCCGCGCCGGTGCCGCGGCGATCTGGGCGTCGGGGACTCCGGTCTTCGTGCTGCGCGTCCCCGAGCGCCTGTACGACGATCCCTTCCATCGCCCCTGA
- a CDS encoding CoA transferase, translated as MSATPSPDPAAALFARVWDELGLRLLADRHLAPPAHPVPLPSRLATADLAWASVSTATAAAGIRRSPDPDRVALSYRSDRALLVDGAVPTVWSPYSRFWQTGDGWIRTHGNYPHHARRLHAALRVDDPESMARVLQRMSAADATLAITSAGGLAVQVRHEQPRAHAALRTAPVLGVERAGDAPTARGIGTGPRPLEGVRVLDLTRVIAGPVATRALAQLGADVLRVDPPQLPEPEWQHLDTGHGKRTTVLDARSGAMRELLSRADVVVLGYRPAALERLGLDPMSLAERHPGLVIAQLSAWGAEQPDRAGFDSLVQAETGISFIESVDGETPGALPAQALDHSAGYLLAAAVIALLRRRAEEGGSWIVRTSLLRVAAELLGMPRRPEPPAAVEFDPSAHVAEFAVGSGSVVTVRPAIPGAEFAAPHAWGSDQPRW; from the coding sequence ATGAGCGCCACTCCTTCCCCCGACCCGGCGGCCGCGCTGTTCGCTCGCGTGTGGGACGAGCTCGGCCTGCGCCTCCTGGCCGACCGTCATCTCGCGCCGCCGGCGCACCCCGTGCCGCTGCCCTCACGGCTGGCCACCGCCGACCTGGCGTGGGCAAGCGTCAGCACCGCCACCGCAGCGGCCGGCATCCGTCGCTCCCCCGACCCGGACAGGGTGGCGCTCTCGTACCGCAGCGACCGGGCGCTCCTCGTCGACGGCGCGGTGCCGACGGTGTGGTCGCCGTACTCGCGGTTCTGGCAGACCGGCGACGGCTGGATCCGCACGCACGGCAACTACCCGCATCACGCACGGCGCCTTCATGCCGCGCTCCGTGTCGACGACCCGGAGAGCATGGCACGAGTGCTCCAACGGATGTCGGCCGCGGACGCGACGCTCGCCATCACGTCTGCGGGCGGACTCGCCGTGCAGGTGCGCCACGAGCAGCCGCGCGCGCACGCCGCGCTCCGGACCGCGCCCGTGCTCGGCGTGGAGCGGGCAGGCGACGCGCCGACCGCGCGGGGCATCGGCACCGGGCCGCGACCGCTCGAGGGCGTCCGCGTGCTCGATCTCACGCGCGTCATCGCCGGCCCAGTCGCGACGCGCGCTCTCGCGCAGCTCGGAGCCGACGTGCTGCGCGTCGATCCCCCGCAGCTCCCTGAGCCGGAGTGGCAGCACCTCGACACGGGCCACGGCAAGAGGACCACCGTGCTCGACGCGCGCTCCGGAGCCATGCGCGAGCTGCTCTCCCGCGCCGATGTCGTCGTGCTCGGCTATCGCCCCGCGGCGCTCGAGCGTCTCGGCCTGGATCCGATGTCGCTCGCCGAGCGCCACCCGGGTCTCGTCATCGCGCAGCTCAGCGCGTGGGGGGCGGAGCAGCCGGACCGCGCGGGGTTCGACAGCCTCGTCCAGGCGGAGACGGGGATATCGTTCATCGAGTCCGTCGACGGCGAGACGCCGGGCGCCCTCCCTGCGCAGGCCCTTGACCACAGCGCCGGGTATCTCCTCGCTGCCGCCGTGATCGCGCTGCTCCGACGTCGGGCCGAGGAGGGAGGGAGCTGGATCGTGCGGACGTCGCTCCTGCGCGTCGCCGCCGAGCTGCTCGGGATGCCGCGTCGCCCGGAACCCCCGGCCGCGGTCGAGTTCGACCCCTCAGCGCATGTCGCGGAGTTCGCGGTCGGGAGCGGATCGGTGGTCACGGTCCGCCCCGCGATCCCCGGAGCGGAGTTCGCCGCGCCCCACGCCTGGGGGTCGGATCAGCCTCGCTGGTGA
- a CDS encoding DUF4184 family protein, whose product MPFTASHAVVALPFIRTRLVPSAIAIGAMTPDLPLFLRGTGVSYGFTHGVENVLWTALLASVLFAVWRFVLRPAVPQLVPRPLAVRLPAEWNRCGMRSWRDVLGVGRRRTDVLWLALSLVIGVLSHIAWDLFTHEGRGGVMLIPALDQLWGPLPGYKWLQYGSSAAGLVVIALWGALRLRRLVPGEPPSRVVPTGVVIAWWCSLPVILIVAWAAGVLAFGPFTAEFTPRHLAYRVLPPACAVWGALTLVLCLSMPLFARAHQRG is encoded by the coding sequence ATGCCGTTCACCGCGAGCCACGCCGTCGTGGCGCTGCCGTTCATCCGTACCCGGCTGGTCCCGTCGGCGATCGCGATCGGGGCGATGACCCCCGACCTGCCGCTGTTCCTCCGCGGGACGGGCGTGAGCTACGGGTTCACGCACGGCGTCGAGAACGTCCTGTGGACCGCACTGCTCGCATCGGTGCTGTTCGCGGTCTGGCGGTTCGTGCTGCGCCCAGCCGTGCCGCAACTGGTCCCGCGGCCGCTCGCCGTGCGCCTTCCCGCCGAGTGGAACCGGTGCGGGATGCGGTCGTGGCGCGACGTGCTCGGTGTCGGACGCCGGCGCACCGATGTGCTCTGGCTGGCGCTGTCCCTGGTCATCGGCGTGCTGTCGCACATCGCGTGGGACCTGTTCACCCACGAAGGACGCGGCGGGGTGATGCTGATTCCCGCACTCGACCAGCTGTGGGGGCCGTTGCCCGGCTACAAGTGGCTGCAATACGGGTCGAGCGCAGCCGGGCTCGTCGTCATCGCGCTCTGGGGGGCGCTCCGGCTGCGCCGGCTCGTGCCGGGCGAGCCACCGTCGCGTGTCGTGCCGACGGGCGTCGTCATCGCATGGTGGTGCTCGCTCCCCGTGATCCTGATCGTCGCGTGGGCCGCAGGTGTGCTGGCGTTCGGGCCGTTCACCGCCGAGTTCACCCCGCGCCATCTGGCGTACCGCGTGCTCCCGCCGGCCTGCGCCGTGTGGGGAGCCCTCACGCTGGTGCTCTGCCTGTCGATGCCGCTGTTCGCACGGGCTCACCAGCGAGGCTGA